The genomic DNA TTACATTGCTAGCTTTTAATGAAATAACTATATCATGAAAATCATTCTTTTCTAGCAAATTTATGTGATACATTGCACTTTCTACCATTCCATCTGCTGTTGGTTTTCCATATTTTTCTAAAATATGTTTTTCAATTGAACCAGAGTTTACCCCAATTCTTATAGGAATTTTGTGCTCTTTTGCTTTTTTGACTACTTCATTTACTCTCTCATCAGAACCAATATTACCAGGATTTATTCTAAGTTTATCTATTCCATTTTCAATTGCCATTATAGCAAGTCTATAATCAAAATGAATATCTGCACAAAGAGGCACATTTACAAGAGGTTTTATCTCTTTTATAGCTCTAGCTGCTTCTATATTATTTATAGTCATTCTAACCATTTGACATCCAGCTTTTTCTAGCTCTTTAATCTGTTTTACTGTAGCTTCTACATCTGCTGTATCAGTATTTGTCATAGATTGTATAACTACTTGATTTCCACCACCTATTAACAGATTTCCAACTTTTACACATCTGCTTTTTCTCATTGTTCATCTCCTAACATTTAAATCCTAACTATTTTAATGGTACAAATTTCATAGGATTAACTGCTTTTCCTTTTGTTCTTAATTCAAAATGAAGATGTGGACCTGTAACTCTTCCACTTTGTCCTGTTTTTCCTATTAATTCTCCTCTTTTAACATAATCACCCTTTTTTACACCTATTTTATCTAAGTGAGCATATCTAGTCTCATATCCATTACCGTGTTGAATTATTATAATTTTACCATATCCATTCATTTGTCCAGCAAAAGTCACCCGTCCATCTTTTGCTGCATACAAAGGAATAAAACGAGCTCTTAAGTCTACACCAGAGTGATATATATATCTTTTTAAAACAGGATGGAATCTATTTCCAAAAGGACTTGAAATTCCTGTATATTTAATAGGCATTATAAATCCAAGAGTTGTAGTAGTTTTTACAACTCCTTTTTTTATAACTGTTTTACTTGCTAAAAATTTTGTTAAATTTGGATCCTTTATAAAAAGCTCTGTACCTACAACTACAGTATCTGAATCCATATTATTTATATCTTTTATATCTTCAACTTGAACTTTAAATAATTCTGCTATTTTATTTAATGAATCTCCCTTAGTTACCTTATAAAAAATCCCATTTTGAGTAAGAACTGTTATCTTTTGTCCTACTTTTAAATTTTTACTTGATATTCCAGGATTATTAGCCATAAGAACATTTAAATCAATATTATATGCTCCTGCTATTTTTAAAAGTGTATCTCCTGATTGAACAACGTAAGTTTTCTTTTCAGGTAGTATTTTTTCTTCTACAACAATCTTATTCTCTTCAGCTTTAGTTTCTATTTTGTAATCTTTTGAAAATGTATAGAAGTTATCACTTTGTATTTCCCATCCACCTGTTACAACTGGGTTATCTTCATAATACTCAGTAAAATTTCCAAGATCTACAACCTCATCTTTGTATGGACTAGCTATTTGCACTCCTATATAAAAAGCCAGGACTAAGGCTATAAGTAATAAAATTTTATTTCTCATCATCTACTCCTTTTTGAAATTGTTCTAGCATTTTTTTATTACTTGAAGTGCTTTTCAATCCATCTACTAATGTTTTTAATGCCTCAGCTTTATCAAATTTTGATAGATATTTTCTAATCTCCCAAATTGATTCTAGTTCCTTTTTAGTAAGCAGTAACTCCTCTTTTCTTGTTCCTGATCTTCTAATATCTATTGCAGGGAAAAGTCTTAACTCTGCTAATGTTCTATCTAAATGAATATCACAGTTTCCTGTAGATTTAAATTCTTCATAGATAATGTCGTCCATTTTACTTCCTGTATCAACTAATACAGTTGCTATAATAGTAAGACTTCCGCCACCTTTTATATTTCTTGCAGTTCCAAAAAAATTCTTAGGATAATAAAGTGCAGTTGGATCTATTCCTCCTGATAACAGCTTCCCACTTGATGGAATCACTATATTATATGCTCTTGCAAGTCTTGTAAGTGAATCCATAAGAATAACTACATTTTCTCCATCTTCAACTTTTCTTTTTGCCTGTTCAAGTATATTTTCTGTAACTTTTATGTGATTTCTAGGATCCTCATCAAAGGTAGAAGCAAACACCTCAGCTCCTGTTACTGTTTCTCTTATATCTGTAACCTCTTCAGGTCTTTCATCTATTAATAAAATCCAAATTTCTGCATCTTTACAGGTATGCATTATAGAATTAGCTAAACTGCTAATAAGCATAGTTTTTCCTGCTTTAGGTGGTGCAATAATTAAAGCACGTTGCCCCATTCCAATAGGAGCAACTAAATCTATTATTCTTCCTGCAATATTATCTTTATCTGTTTCTAATGTAAATTTCCTAGTAGGATAAGATGGAATTAATTCTTCAAAAGGAACTCTTGATTCTGCTTCTTCTAGTGTCTTATTATTTATAAGTAACACCTTTTTTAGAGCATAATTTTTTTCATCTCCTGAT from Fusobacterium hominis includes the following:
- the ispG gene encoding flavodoxin-dependent (E)-4-hydroxy-3-methylbut-2-enyl-diphosphate synthase; translation: MRKSRCVKVGNLLIGGGNQVVIQSMTNTDTADVEATVKQIKELEKAGCQMVRMTINNIEAARAIKEIKPLVNVPLCADIHFDYRLAIMAIENGIDKLRINPGNIGSDERVNEVVKKAKEHKIPIRIGVNSGSIEKHILEKYGKPTADGMVESAMYHINLLEKNDFHDIVISLKASNVKMMVEAYRKISTLVDYPLHLGVTEAGTAFQGTVKSAIGIGSLLVDGIGDTIRVSLTEDPVEEIKVAKEILKVLGLIEAGVEIVSCPTCGRTEIDLIGLAKKVEKEFENEKRQIKIAVMGCVVNGPGEAREADYGVAGGKGEGVLFKKGKIIKKVSEIDILPELKKMIEEDFSKE
- a CDS encoding M23 family metallopeptidase — encoded protein: MRNKILLLIALVLAFYIGVQIASPYKDEVVDLGNFTEYYEDNPVVTGGWEIQSDNFYTFSKDYKIETKAEENKIVVEEKILPEKKTYVVQSGDTLLKIAGAYNIDLNVLMANNPGISSKNLKVGQKITVLTQNGIFYKVTKGDSLNKIAELFKVQVEDIKDINNMDSDTVVVGTELFIKDPNLTKFLASKTVIKKGVVKTTTTLGFIMPIKYTGISSPFGNRFHPVLKRYIYHSGVDLRARFIPLYAAKDGRVTFAGQMNGYGKIIIIQHGNGYETRYAHLDKIGVKKGDYVKRGELIGKTGQSGRVTGPHLHFELRTKGKAVNPMKFVPLK
- the rho gene encoding transcription termination factor Rho; this encodes MDKLERFLLRELLEIAKQLGIQHKGNIKKNELKELIEQNVATREGTDVAWGTIDILQDGYGFLRETSVEKDIYVSATQIKRFKMRTGDFVVGEVREPSGDEKNYALKKVLLINNKTLEEAESRVPFEELIPSYPTRKFTLETDKDNIAGRIIDLVAPIGMGQRALIIAPPKAGKTMLISSLANSIMHTCKDAEIWILLIDERPEEVTDIRETVTGAEVFASTFDEDPRNHIKVTENILEQAKRKVEDGENVVILMDSLTRLARAYNIVIPSSGKLLSGGIDPTALYYPKNFFGTARNIKGGGSLTIIATVLVDTGSKMDDIIYEEFKSTGNCDIHLDRTLAELRLFPAIDIRRSGTRKEELLLTKKELESIWEIRKYLSKFDKAEALKTLVDGLKSTSSNKKMLEQFQKGVDDEK